A genomic region of Rheinheimera sp. MMS21-TC3 contains the following coding sequences:
- a CDS encoding CTP synthase, producing the protein MTTRYIFVTGGVVSSLGKGIAAASLAAILEARGLKVTILKLDPYINVDPGTMSPIQHGEVFVTEDGAETDLDLGHYERFIRTKMSKLNNFTQGRIYADVLRRERRGDYLGATIQVIPHITNEIKARVVAGAEGYDIAIVEIGGTVGDIESLPFLEAIRQLGTEVGRERTLFMHLTLVPYLGTAGEIKTKPTQHSVKELRSIGIQPDILVCRSDRPIPNNERAKIALFTNVEEKAVIGLKDVSSIYQIPAILKSQGLDDLVCRRFHIEAPEADLAEWEQVLYQESNPNGEVTIGLVGKYVELPDAYKSVNEALGHAGLKNRVTVNIKYIDSQDLESKGVAMLAGLDGILVPGGFGERGVEGKILAAQYARENDIPYFGICLGMQVALIEFARNVAGMKDAHSTEFNPETAYPVVGLITEWRDADGSIEVRTDSSDLGGTMRLGSQNCNLVANTKAYEVYAKEVIQERHRHRYEVNNNLRPQLEAAGLVVSGLSADNQLVEMIEIPTHPWFIAGQFHPEFNSTPRDGHPLFQAFVAAAFKFQKLQRV; encoded by the coding sequence ATGACTACAAGATATATCTTTGTGACGGGTGGCGTGGTTTCATCGCTCGGTAAAGGCATTGCTGCTGCTTCGTTAGCGGCAATATTAGAAGCTCGCGGTCTAAAGGTCACTATCCTTAAACTCGACCCCTACATCAACGTTGACCCTGGGACTATGAGCCCGATTCAACATGGTGAAGTTTTTGTTACAGAAGATGGCGCAGAGACTGATTTAGACTTAGGCCATTATGAGCGCTTTATTCGCACTAAAATGTCTAAGCTAAATAACTTTACTCAAGGTCGTATTTACGCTGATGTGTTGCGCAGAGAGCGCCGTGGTGACTATCTTGGCGCTACTATTCAGGTTATACCGCATATTACCAATGAAATAAAAGCGCGGGTTGTTGCGGGCGCTGAAGGCTATGATATTGCCATTGTAGAAATTGGCGGTACTGTGGGTGATATTGAATCATTGCCATTTTTAGAGGCTATTCGTCAGCTTGGCACTGAAGTAGGTCGTGAGCGTACTTTGTTTATGCATTTAACCTTAGTGCCGTATTTAGGCACTGCGGGTGAAATTAAAACTAAGCCAACCCAGCACTCTGTTAAAGAGTTACGTTCTATTGGTATTCAGCCTGATATTTTAGTTTGTCGCTCGGACCGACCTATCCCTAATAATGAGCGGGCTAAAATTGCTTTATTTACTAATGTTGAAGAAAAAGCTGTTATTGGCCTAAAAGACGTCTCAAGCATTTATCAAATTCCAGCAATTTTAAAATCGCAAGGTTTAGACGACTTAGTGTGTCGCCGCTTCCATATTGAGGCGCCTGAAGCAGATTTAGCTGAATGGGAACAAGTGTTATATCAAGAGTCAAACCCTAATGGTGAAGTGACTATTGGTTTAGTAGGCAAATATGTTGAATTACCAGATGCTTATAAATCTGTTAATGAAGCCTTAGGTCATGCTGGCTTAAAGAATCGAGTGACAGTTAATATTAAATATATTGACTCGCAAGACTTAGAAAGCAAAGGCGTTGCTATGCTAGCTGGCTTAGACGGTATTCTAGTGCCAGGTGGCTTTGGTGAGCGCGGTGTTGAAGGCAAAATTCTTGCTGCTCAATATGCCCGTGAAAATGATATTCCTTATTTTGGTATTTGTTTGGGTATGCAGGTTGCGCTTATTGAATTTGCGCGCAATGTGGCAGGTATGAAAGATGCTCATTCAACTGAGTTTAACCCAGAAACTGCTTACCCTGTGGTTGGTTTAATTACCGAGTGGCGTGATGCAGACGGTTCAATTGAAGTGCGTACTGATTCTTCAGACTTAGGCGGTACTATGCGCTTAGGTAGCCAAAACTGTAATTTAGTGGCTAACACTAAAGCTTATGAAGTTTATGCTAAAGAAGTTATTCAAGAGCGCCATAGGCACCGTTATGAAGTAAATAACAATTTACGTCCGCAATTAGAAGCTGCCGGCTTAGTGGTTTCAGGGCTTTCAGCAGATAATCAATTAGTTGAAATGATCGAAATCCCAACTCACCCTTGGTTTATTGCAGGGCAGTTCCACCCAGAGTTTAATTCAACTCCGCGGGATGGCCACCCATTATTTCAAGCTTTTGTTGCCGCTGCTTTTAAGTTTCAAAAGTTGCAACGAGTATAA
- the mazG gene encoding nucleoside triphosphate pyrophosphohydrolase, translating to MAENIPRLLSIMAKLRDPNTGCPWDLKQTYASIVPYTLEEAYEVADAISREDFTELKDELGDLLFQVVFYAQIAKEEGRFEFDDCVAAICDKLERRHPHVFANKTLADSDAVLKNWEALKSTERKQVGQHSVLDNIPHAMPALSRANKLQKRCATVGFDWPTVEGCWLKVKEEIAEVEATSPASPELAEELGDLMFALVNVVRKHKLDPEAVLRAANNKFEQRFRAVEQAITAEKGSLEQATLDEMEASWQLVKQQLKPE from the coding sequence GTGGCAGAAAATATACCGCGCTTACTTAGTATTATGGCGAAATTACGGGATCCCAATACGGGCTGCCCGTGGGATTTAAAGCAAACCTATGCCAGTATAGTGCCTTATACATTAGAAGAAGCCTATGAAGTTGCAGATGCCATTAGCCGTGAAGACTTTACTGAGCTAAAAGATGAGCTAGGTGATTTACTGTTTCAAGTGGTGTTTTATGCCCAAATAGCCAAAGAAGAAGGCCGCTTTGAGTTTGATGACTGTGTTGCGGCTATTTGCGATAAGCTAGAGCGTAGGCATCCACATGTTTTTGCAAATAAAACACTTGCTGACTCTGATGCTGTATTAAAAAATTGGGAAGCCTTAAAAAGCACTGAGCGTAAACAAGTTGGTCAGCATAGTGTGCTGGATAATATTCCCCACGCCATGCCAGCCTTAAGCCGTGCTAATAAGTTACAAAAACGCTGCGCTACTGTAGGTTTTGACTGGCCAACGGTAGAAGGTTGCTGGTTAAAAGTAAAAGAAGAAATAGCCGAAGTAGAAGCAACTAGCCCAGCAAGCCCCGAGTTAGCCGAAGAATTAGGTGACTTAATGTTTGCTTTAGTTAATGTAGTACGTAAACATAAACTTGACCCAGAAGCGGTACTACGGGCTGCTAATAATAAATTTGAACAGCGTTTTCGTGCCGTAGAGCAGGCAATAACCGCGGAAAAGGGCAGTTTAGAGCAAGCAACGTTAGATGAAATGGAAGCCAGCTGGCAGCTAGTTAAGCAGCAGCTTAAGCCTGAATAA
- the relA gene encoding GTP diphosphokinase, which produces MVKVRLSHTTAYSSDDTLAWLGSLGLTEKKVTELMAAERWLKQADLDASIPEVKTGWRMVEILAELRMDIDSLLAALLFPLLDAKLIDQETLASQFSENVIRLLNSVKQMEAIRTIPTGPNHSVNPQQADNLRRMLLAMVEDVRAVVIKLAGQICYLRHVKDADEETRVLAAKETNAIFAPLANRLGIGQLKWELEDLAFRYLHPVLYKQIAGLLEERRLDREQYLQDFVSSLQQKMSAEQLKVEVQGRPKHIFSIWKKMQKKQLAFDQLYDIRAVRIVTERVQDCYAALGIVHTSWRHLPKEFDDYIATPKQNGYQSIHTVVLGPQGRVIEIQIRTQQMHEDSELGVAAHWRYKEGGAKTKSAANDEKIEWLRKLLQWQEEVVDSAELVEELRNQVIEDRVYVFTPKGDIVDLPLGSTPLDFAYYVHSNVGHRCIGAKISGRIVPFTYHLKTGDQVDILTGREPNPSRDWLNPHLGYIKSSRARSKVQYWFRQQDKDKNLAAGKELLDTELTRLNLQLGQVQKLLKRFNVNSIDELYVGIGGSDIKLTQVVHFIQSQHDKTETPEIDPRLNTKPLPAALKAKSDVVVQGVGNLLTHTAGCCQPLPGDGIVGYITQGRGIAIHRDDCEQFKALQDSHPERAVEASWGGKYASGYEVNIRIVAHDRSNLLRDITNILANEKANVTKINSSSDTKAQTAVLDMTLELYNLDSLNKLLSKINQLEDIIEAKRFTH; this is translated from the coding sequence ATGGTTAAGGTTCGTCTATCACATACCACGGCTTATAGTAGTGATGACACTCTAGCATGGTTAGGTTCATTAGGACTGACTGAAAAAAAAGTAACCGAGCTAATGGCTGCTGAAAGGTGGCTAAAGCAAGCTGATCTTGATGCATCTATCCCTGAAGTAAAAACTGGCTGGAGAATGGTAGAAATTCTGGCTGAGTTAAGAATGGATATAGACTCCTTACTTGCTGCGTTATTATTTCCACTGTTAGACGCTAAATTAATTGATCAAGAAACCTTAGCCAGCCAATTTTCAGAAAATGTTATACGTTTACTTAACTCAGTTAAGCAAATGGAGGCTATTCGAACTATACCTACAGGCCCAAATCATAGTGTTAATCCGCAACAAGCAGATAATTTACGTCGCATGTTATTGGCTATGGTTGAAGATGTTAGGGCAGTAGTGATTAAACTAGCAGGGCAAATTTGCTATTTGCGCCATGTTAAAGATGCTGATGAAGAAACCCGAGTATTAGCTGCTAAAGAAACTAACGCTATCTTTGCCCCTTTAGCTAATAGATTAGGCATTGGTCAGTTAAAGTGGGAGCTAGAAGATTTAGCTTTTCGTTATTTGCACCCAGTTTTATATAAACAAATAGCAGGACTATTAGAAGAGCGGCGCTTAGACCGCGAGCAATACCTGCAAGATTTTGTTAGTTCTTTACAGCAAAAAATGTCAGCTGAGCAATTAAAGGTAGAAGTACAAGGCCGACCCAAGCATATTTTTAGTATTTGGAAAAAAATGCAGAAAAAACAACTAGCGTTTGATCAGTTGTACGATATAAGAGCCGTGCGTATTGTCACAGAAAGAGTGCAAGATTGTTATGCAGCTTTAGGCATAGTGCATACTAGTTGGCGCCATTTACCTAAAGAGTTTGATGACTATATTGCTACGCCAAAACAAAATGGTTATCAATCCATTCATACCGTAGTTTTAGGGCCTCAAGGAAGAGTAATCGAAATTCAAATTCGCACTCAGCAAATGCATGAAGACTCTGAGCTTGGTGTGGCAGCGCATTGGCGTTATAAAGAGGGTGGTGCTAAAACGAAATCTGCTGCGAATGACGAAAAAATTGAGTGGTTGCGTAAGTTACTACAATGGCAAGAAGAGGTTGTTGATTCCGCCGAGCTTGTTGAAGAATTACGTAATCAGGTGATTGAAGATCGAGTTTATGTGTTTACGCCCAAAGGTGACATTGTCGATTTACCCTTAGGTTCTACCCCATTAGATTTCGCTTATTATGTTCACTCTAATGTTGGCCATCGTTGTATTGGCGCGAAAATTTCAGGCCGCATTGTGCCTTTTACCTATCACTTAAAAACCGGCGATCAGGTTGATATTCTAACCGGCCGTGAACCTAATCCTAGCCGAGACTGGTTAAACCCACACTTGGGGTACATTAAATCTAGCCGTGCTCGTTCTAAAGTGCAGTATTGGTTTCGCCAACAGGATAAAGATAAAAACTTGGCAGCAGGTAAAGAGTTACTAGATACTGAATTAACTCGCTTAAACTTGCAACTTGGCCAAGTACAAAAATTACTGAAACGTTTTAATGTAAATTCAATAGATGAGTTGTATGTTGGTATTGGTGGTAGCGATATTAAGCTAACCCAAGTGGTGCACTTTATCCAAAGTCAACACGACAAAACAGAAACCCCTGAGATAGACCCTCGACTAAACACTAAGCCTTTACCCGCAGCGCTAAAAGCTAAAAGCGATGTAGTAGTACAAGGTGTAGGTAACTTATTAACTCATACCGCTGGTTGCTGTCAGCCGCTACCAGGCGATGGTATTGTTGGCTATATTACGCAAGGCAGAGGAATTGCCATTCATCGTGATGATTGTGAGCAATTTAAGGCCTTGCAAGATAGCCATCCAGAACGAGCAGTAGAAGCTAGTTGGGGCGGCAAGTATGCTTCAGGCTATGAAGTGAATATTCGAATTGTTGCCCATGATCGCAGTAATTTATTACGCGACATTACTAATATTTTAGCCAATGAAAAAGCTAACGTGACTAAAATAAACAGCAGTTCTGATACCAAAGCGCAGACAGCGGTTTTAGATATGACATTAGAACTGTACAACCTAGATTCACTAAATAAATTGTTAAGTAAAATTAATCAACTAGAGGATATAATTGAAGCTAAACGTTTTACACATTAG